The DNA window ttaatcagagtatgtttgcgtgtgcttatacctagtgatattgtaaagcgcatagtgcttttagttatgcgctatagaaatctccttaataaataaataaataaataaataaattttgttagataattgtgtgtgtgggggggggggtgtgtcttaaagtggggtttccactgtacttaCCAAAGAGTTGTAGATGTTGCCAAGGTTGTGACAGGCCTTACTCAACTCAGCATCCATTCCACTGGACTCGGCTGTTTCCACAAACTCCTTCAGGTATTCAATGCTCTGGTCCTTGCAGCCAATTCTGGGAGAAGAATTATGAATGTTTCCATGAGAATAGTGATGGGACACTCATCGGTACAAAGCAGTCAAGATGATAAGTGTTCGGTAATGATGCTGCAAACAAATTGTAGTGTAGCATCTGATCTCGATCTCTACTGTGCTAAAAATAATACTTCCAGGTATAAGTCAGGTAAAATTGTACATAATTGCTTCTTTAGCTAAAAATAAATATGCATCAACAACTCAAATCTTGGCTACATTTGTTTGTTGATGTGTGTTTACTGAAGCATGTGGATCAACTTGCGATACGAGCGAATTAGTTGAAGATATTTGACCCTTAAGTAATTTATGATTCATGTGTTCATGCATGGGTTAAAGAAATCTCCCACAGTCGCACATTCAGACTATTGCATGCACACTCGCCGCATAGCATCCACTTGCACAATGTGGTCAGTTCCCAATTTCAATGTGCTCAGATATCCTTGCAGGTATTACAAGCTAAAGGTCACTCTGTTATGTacgtccatctgtctgtgtcaaCAGACCATGATGCTCTGCTAATTGACACATACCTGGCGTAGGCTTTAGCAATGGCATCACAAGCGCGTCCCATTCCATCTTTATCACCTCCGTGTTTACTGGCTTCATAGAAGTTATTCAGATGCTGCAACAGAAAGGATCACAaaaatattatacgttatttgcgtttttgaccaaaatatgacattttacacagatcattGAGGTGAACAAtcactgtcgagatctgtgaaaaatgtcatattttggtcaaaaacgcaaataacatttatgtatcgatcgaattcctttcaggtactatgactttgttgttgttttgatgattgaacgagcacacacacacatgcaatcaaacacataagcttcatatttgggcgtttcaggttgaccgaaacttcaaaggaactacaaaacacacgtcatgtactgactttgttgttgttttgacgattgaacgagcacacacacatgcaatcaaacacatgacgtgtgttttgtagttcctttgaagtttcggtcaacctgaaacgcccaaatatgaagttttgtaggcctctgacgtcacatggctcaaagaagagaaatccaatgtccaatcgatacattaccATTTATACGCTTTCTTTTTGCTCCTGAGCACCTCGACTCGCAAATAATATCATATTGGTATCTCTGGGGCCATCTCCAGAATTACCCTCACTTTTGTTTGTTATGAGACCGAAAGAGTCCCCAATGCTAGCTACTGTTTTCCTTGACCATTTGAGGTACATATACTTGAGACATATTTTTCAAGCATGCTAATAATTAAGATGCAGGTTTCCTATATGCAAACACAGTCCCACCCCTACAtacgatcaatcaatcaatcaatcaatcaatcaatcaatcaatgagtcttatatcgcgcatattccgtgggtacagttctaggcgctctgcagtgatgccgtgtgagatgaaattttatacggccaggagattgcagccatttcggcgcatatttacctttcacggcctattattccaagtcacacgggtataggtagacaattattaactgtgcctaagcaattttgccaggaaagacccttttgtcaatcgtgggatctttaacgtgcacacccaatgtagtgtacacgcaGGATACCTTTAAAACTAACAAACTTTAGATATGACAACTATATTATCTGACCCAGAACACTTGTAGTTTGCTCAGATCTAAATATGCACTTAGGTTCCATGCAATTCAAATGTAAATATGTTTTGGTCACTGACAGTAGAACTGACACTCAGAAGTATACATGTACCACAGTATTCTAATGATTGACTTACCAGAAGAGCTGTCTGAACATTACCGCTCGCTTCATATGCCAAGCCTAGTCTGTACGCTGCCTCTCCCTCCAGTTTGTGGTCTTCGCCTGAGTAATACAAATAATAAGTAGAAATTAAAAaccagatagactgccaacgttccaaaattcagaataaaataaCAAGAATGGTATttttattggaacgtttaatttatgacaaaacaaaacgttacattcactGTACTGCGACCCatcggtcttttaagtggaccgacaaacaaacacttatgacCCGCTGGGTAGATCACAGTGAAAATAATCGGAAAATGTGTTTCTTTCAGATCACACAAGagaaaatatgtgaccctccaccacgaaatgagtcgcatgtcacctctcgcggttctgcgctaggcattattttagtccggggggtgtccagtaacagtgtgagggtcaccatagtcacaggcttataactcgaaaagtgttcactcttttctaaaacggttttcaccactggatagagaataaacaagaagggcaaagcccatacgactcacatgcttgacctttacatgatcttgaccttcagctaaacctagcaatgacatacactaagaactgctttacacatttttcctaccaaaatacagggttcgacactagcgggggcggggggcggaacgccccagagttttgtgttccgccccaaacattgccgaatcttggggcccactccgccccaggataaattccaacaatgacaaaccgaaaattctaatggcagagccaatcactaaatatcgccagtcaaagtcgtcactgaaatttgcgttacgatcaatgccgcagtcaagaaaaaaaaaacattgaaatcgtcgaaggacaatgccgcaagggaaataactcccagattgcgctctttagcgtgagaaataagtatcgccttcaaatgccaaacgcaaaatgtggcgacacatccctggtgtaaaaagacatggaaatgaagatgaagaacagggtggagagaaacgagaaaaaaaagaccgatacagccaaaagcgcgaagcgctgtcgtaatttcaatgtcaaatggttgaaagaatttccctggcttcagtacgaggaagacaagtcgcgtaaggcgaaaatacaatatttagtcaagtagctgccatttttcagcaagaccgtatactcgtagcatcgtcagtccaccgctcatggcaaaggcagtgaaattgacaagaagagcggggtagtagttgcgctaagaaggatagcacgcttttctgtacctctctttgttttaactttctgagcgtgtttttaatccaaacatatcatatctatatgtttttggaatcaggaaccgacaaggaataagatgaaagtgtttttaaattgatttcgacaatttaattttgataataatttttatatatttaattttcagagcttgtttttaatccgaatataacatatttatatgtttttggaatcagcaaatgatggagaataagataaacgtaaatttggatcgttttataaatttttatttttttttacaattttcagatttttaatgaccaaagtcattaattaatttttaagccaccaagctgaaatgcaataccgaagtccgggcttcgtcgaagattacttgaccaaaatttcaaccaatttggttgaaaaatgagggcgtgacagtgccgcctcaactttcacgaaaagccggatatgacgtcatcaaagacatttatcaaaaaaatgaaaaaaacgttcggggatttcatacccaggaactctcatgtcaaatttcataaagatcggtcctgtagtttagtctgaatcgctctacacacacacacacacacacacacacacacacacacacgcacacacgcacgcacacacgcacatacaccacgaccctcgtttcgattccccctcgatgttaaaatatttagtcaaaacttgactaaatataaaaaacagacaatgcattgccgcacgtgaatattgagagtgggccccagatgtttgttttccgccccagcaatttccatctctggggccagtgtggccccaggccaaataagttagtgtcgacccctgaaaatacatgtgaccttgacccaaggtcaaggtcatccaaggtcatgcaacacaaagctgttaattcaagacataagaagtacaatggtgcttattggctctttctaccatgagatatggtcacttttagtggttcactaccttattttggtcacatttcataagggtcaaagtgaccttgaccttgatcatatgtgaccaaatgtgtctcatgatgaaagcataacatgtgccccacataatttttaagtttgaaacagttatcttccatagttcagggtcaaggtcacttcaaaatatgtatacaatccaactttgaagagctcctgtgaccttgaccttgaagcaaggtaaaccaaactggtatcaaaagatggggcttactttgccctatatatcatatataggtgaggtattaaatctcaaaaacttcagagaaaatggggaaaatgggaaaaatagctgttttttagacaacatttatggcccctgcgaccttgaccttgaagcaaggtcaagatgctatgtatgatttttggggccttgtcatcatacaccatcttgccaaatttggtactgatagactgaatagtgtccaagaaatatccaacgttaaagttttccggatggacggacggccggacgactcgggtgagtacatagactcacttttgcttcgcatgtgagtcaaaaactctaagaaaatgtaaaaatatgaaaaccatgaaaaggtgacatgcgactcattccgtggtggagggtcacatatcgaCTTCATCATTAGCTTCCAGGAAAACAAATATTGTGCTAGCTGGTGAAAGACAAAATACTCGCTGAAACTGCTAGTCTCATGAAAGAAAAACTACTTGCTGAAATTGCTAGTCTCACAAAAAGGCATAAACAGTGCTAGTCTGGTCAAAAAGAAGGGTGCTAAAGGGACACTTACTTTCCTTGGCCTTGTTGAACGCATTGATGAGATACTCCAGCGACCTCTCCGGCTCTTTTGCCCTCTCCAGCCCCAGGCCGATGGACGTGTAGATACGGTACAGGTGGATGGCAGCGTCGGTGAAAAAGCTCAGGTGTCCTCGCACTACATCTTCCCTTACCCAGTCCTGCAGGTGGTTTATGGCCAGTTCGTAGTACGCCTCAAAGTGCTCTGCCGCTTCAAAGTTGTCCCCTGAGAAATAAAGGTAACATTCAGAGATCAGCATAAGTCGGCATGCATGATACATAATACGTTACTGTTTGAGTCAGCTGTGTGCGAGACAGCCAGAAAAAAAGACCGTTATAGTCCGACTTTAAAGTTGTCCCCTGAGAAATAAAGCGTAACATTCAGAGATCAGCACTCTTAAGTCGGTCTGCATGAGACGTTACTGTTTGAGTCAGCTGTGTGCAAGACAGCCAGAAAAAAAGACCGATATAGTCCGACTTTAAAGTTGTCCCCTGAGAAATAAAGCGTAACATTCAGAGATCAGCACTCTTAAGTCGGTCTGCATGAGACCTTAATTGCCGTGTGCGAGACagcaagaaacaaacacaatataGTCTGACTTTTGAGTTTCAAACATGCGTACCTATACATTGTGGAATTACAACAAAACTCCACCCTCTTCTCTCAATAAAAACATTTATAGTTTCCTATACTCACAGAACCCAGGATAAAATCCAGTGTGTATTAATTGTAACAGCAACGTTTTATCAGCCTTAAAATAATGGACAACAAGATACTCAAGACTGTACTCATataagtacagtggtacctgtgtaAATGTCGGAACCCTTTGACAAAGCGGGCTTTGACAAGAGAACACCTCTCATTAAAAGACACCTTGTGTTGTCCCTTCGTCTATTAAGTTAACTAAATTATCCCcctcatgaaaggccacctgcaaaaTAGGGACACTACTGTTTGGTCCTAAAGGTACCCTCATCGCCTATACTCACCGTTTTCCTCCAGAGATAGCCCAACATTGCAGTGCCCCTCAGCCTTAGTTTTGCCGCCATCTGAATCTATGGACGCTGCAGTCTCCAGGCAGGTCTCAAAGAAATGATCTGACAGCCACTTGTCGTTGCTCTGTTGGAAGTAGCAGGCAAGGTCGTACCTTGCATTGTACACTGACTGGAAGTCTCCTGCAACATGTGAGGAGGCTCATCCATCAAACTCCCAGATTTAGAAGATTATATGATGCGATGTTAATCACCAAGAAGTTAAGAATATTTGACACTAAAATGTGCAATGTATTGCCATTGAATTGAGGTAGTCATGTGTTTAAAGTACAGCTTTCATATtcatttctttttactttcattttatttttttaatttttaatattgttattattttttttagggtgtgtgtgtatttgtgcgccTTAGAGAGTGCAGTTGCTATTTGTTTATATTGATTATTCTTGGGTTTGTTGAAAGGGTTTTTCTTAATGTTTTGCTTTTCATAACAAAACACATGCCTGAATTGAACACCTAGCGCTTGAACATTgtcatctcacacacacacagtatgcaaacacgcacaccccacacacacacacagacatccacacacactcacccttTCTCTGTGCTTTCTCAGAACTGGTGAGGTATGTCTGGAGTATGTCCAGTTTCTCATGCTCGTCCTTCAGCATGATCTGTGTCCACATGAGTGACTCTGGCCCAGCAGCTTCCCTCTCTTCTTGCTGTCGGTGGATGAGGTTGAACAGCTCTTTGAACGACAGATGGTATCCTTCCTTCAGCATGTCCACGCACAGATTGTGCTTAAAACTGTTGCGGTATCTGTTCAGGATAAAGAAATAGGCATTGTTGCATCATATGAGCGAATGCACAATTGTTATCATATATGAGAAAATAGATAATTAGATGCATGGTACTGTTATTAAGAGAAGCCAATTTTTGAGCTCCAAGTTTTACAGCAATTTTCTGCAACTCTTCAGCTTGGAgacattttctttatttggtgtttaacgtcgttttcaaccgttcaaggttatatcgcgacggagggaaggggggagatgggatagagccacttgtcaattgtttcttgttcacaaaagcactaatcaaaaatttgctccaggggcttgcaacgtagtacaatatattaccttactgggagaatgcaagtttccagtacaaaggacttaacatttcttacatactgcttgactaacatctttacaaacattgactatattctatacaagaaacacttaacaagggtaaaaggagaaacaaaatccgttagtcgcctcttacgacatgctggggagcatcaggtaaattctttctcgtcccaaccaatatgggactccccctaacccgcagggggcaGCTTGGAGACAGAGAGGCTTGTAGCCAGGACATCATTTTCTTGGAAAGAAAAATAGCAGCACACTCAGCCagacacagtggaaccccccttttaagacacctcgatttaagacttcctccattttaagaccgtgttttcttagactttctgttcataacctctgtaaatttaccccattttaagactccctcccttttaagacctgattatctcagaatgttggaggtcttaaaaggggggttccaccgtaCACCTAACATTTCGTGCAGCAAGTCAGTTATTCTTGGATTATTTCTGAGTTTTACTTACAGAGCTGTATCAGCTTTGGAAAGATCTCTCTGC is part of the Littorina saxatilis isolate snail1 linkage group LG6, US_GU_Lsax_2.0, whole genome shotgun sequence genome and encodes:
- the LOC138969356 gene encoding tetratricopeptide repeat protein 29-like, whose translation is MAVALPPINSPNEAKMPEWAESGPRGPPSSRLKPMRKGKKKERDFEEKRYQLRRLQRDLSKADTALYRNSFKHNLCVDMLKEGYHLSFKELFNLIHRQQEEREAAGPESLMWTQIMLKDEHEKLDILQTYLTSSEKAQRKGDFQSVYNARYDLACYFQQSNDKWLSDHFFETCLETAASIDSDGGKTKAEGHCNVGLSLEENGDNFEAAEHFEAYYELAINHLQDWVREDVVRGHLSFFTDAAIHLYRIYTSIGLGLERAKEPERSLEYLINAFNKAKESEDHKLEGEAAYRLGLAYEASGNVQTALLHLNNFYEASKHGGDKDGMGRACDAIAKAYARIGCKDQSIEYLKEFVETAESSGMDAELSKACHNLGNIYNSLGKYKEAGEYFNRAYNISRAMNENEAIQVNRVQSGIAQAHAMLNFYSNIVVEGNHSRDFLERTMDWKSIRANIFESRDVRMRKSMQAEPLQGSKEEEPTKSAEETQPLEEQSLENTENGD